Proteins from a genomic interval of Nitrospirota bacterium:
- a CDS encoding CooT family nickel-binding protein produces the protein MCETNVFIEKDGKEELYLENVDVIKPEGGRVHMKNIFGEQKVFEGSIKEISLNKHKIILKR, from the coding sequence ATGTGTGAAACCAATGTTTTTATTGAAAAAGACGGAAAGGAAGAGCTTTATCTGGAAAATGTGGATGTCATAAAGCCTGAAGGGGGCAGGGTTCACATGAAGAATATCTTCGGCGAGCAGAAGGTCTTTGAAGGCTCAATAAAAGAAATTTCACTAAATAAACATAAGATAATACTCAAAAGATGA
- a CDS encoding type II toxin-antitoxin system VapC family toxin: protein MGVIFDTSVLIAIERNNLSIEKFIKGRENELFGVSAVAISELLHSIHRADSEKRRLTQTAYVEKIIELFPIYPFDLSAARIYAQIWANLAKKGVNVGAHDLMIASTAISLAFSVVTCDLRDYGKIKGLTVEKFTS from the coding sequence ATGGGAGTAATATTTGATACAAGCGTCCTTATCGCAATAGAACGTAATAACCTGAGCATTGAAAAATTTATTAAAGGACGGGAAAATGAACTGTTTGGGGTAAGCGCAGTAGCAATATCCGAGCTTTTGCATAGCATCCACAGAGCCGATTCTGAAAAAAGGCGGTTAACACAAACAGCATACGTTGAGAAAATTATTGAACTATTTCCAATCTACCCTTTTGATCTAAGCGCTGCAAGAATATATGCGCAAATTTGGGCGAATTTAGCCAAAAAAGGAGTTAATGTCGGCGCCCATGACTTGATGATTGCATCCACTGCAATATCACTTGCCTTTTCAGTTGTCACATGCGATTTGAGGGATTATGGAAAAATTAAAGGACTGACTGTGGAGAAGTTTACTTCGTAA
- a CDS encoding protease inhibitor I42 family protein, with amino-acid sequence MSALGGSTRRNIFLISFFFFLFVLFVTISAWGEGTKTKVNEIKEKAAIIINKNDSGKEITIGVGDVIQIELERYGSTGYEWYLDESYRGYFKLVGEYTKELSRKELVGAPVKRQWELRAVREGEAEISIYFYRDWEGKDKAVDIFKIKVRIF; translated from the coding sequence TTGTCTGCGCTTGGGGGGAGCACGAGAAGAAATATCTTTTTAATTTCATTCTTTTTCTTTCTATTTGTTCTATTTGTAACTATTTCTGCTTGGGGAGAGGGGACTAAAACAAAAGTCAATGAAATAAAAGAAAAGGCTGCTATTATCATAAATAAAAATGACAGCGGTAAAGAGATAACCATTGGGGTTGGAGATGTTATTCAAATAGAATTAGAACGTTATGGCAGTACAGGATATGAGTGGTATTTAGATGAATCTTACAGAGGTTATTTTAAACTTGTCGGAGAGTATACAAAAGAACTTTCAAGAAAAGAACTTGTGGGTGCTCCGGTAAAGAGGCAATGGGAACTAAGGGCTGTCAGGGAAGGTGAGGCAGAGATTTCTATATATTTTTACAGGGATTGGGAAGGCAAAGATAAGGCAGTTGACATATTTAAAATAAAGGTCAGAATATTTTAA